In Helianthus annuus cultivar XRQ/B chromosome 9, HanXRQr2.0-SUNRISE, whole genome shotgun sequence, the following are encoded in one genomic region:
- the LOC110895191 gene encoding gibberellin-regulated protein 10-like gives MNLAVYIYWPISPTHSNYKYSSLLHHHHQPTQSLHTLKKKMKVSFAVLLLLALLFTSAYAISPAPSPSRFGCDKKCALRCSKSGWKDRCLKYCGICCGKCNGCVPSGPYAPKAQCPCYRDMKNPKGRDKCP, from the exons ATGAATTTGGCAGTTTACATCTACTGGCCAATTTCACCGACGCACTCCAACTATAAATACTCTTCTCttcttcaccatcatcatcaaccaACACAAAGTCTTCATActttgaagaagaagatgaaggtctCATTTGCGGTTCTTCTCCTCCTTGCTCTTCTCTTCACATCCGCCTACGCGATTTCCCCCGCCCCCTCCCCAA GTAGATTTGGGTGCGATAAGAAGTGCGCGTTGAGGTGTTCGAAATCTGGATGGAAAGACAGGTGCCTCAAGTATTGCGGAATTTGTTGCGGCAAATGCAACGGGTGCGTACCTTCGGGTCCCTACGCACCTAAGGCTCAATGCCCTTGCTACCGTGATATGAAGAACCCCAAGGGCAGGGACAAGTGCCcttaa